The following proteins come from a genomic window of Heyndrickxia acidicola:
- a CDS encoding NAD-dependent epimerase/dehydratase family protein, with the protein MNILIIGGTRFLGPYVIKELTEDGHKVTIFHRGQTNIELPDGVGEILGDRKQLFDYANKLWDTNPDVIIDMFPYSEKDAVDLSAVFCSSTARMIALSSADVYQAYGRLIGLEKGNFTKEVIKEDSPLRSIFFPYRSTVKDEHDWRYHYDKILIENYYMQHSSLPATILRLPMIYGPHDRQHRLWPYLQCINQEQAISLDPREVDWRTCRGYVENVAHAIALAAVHERAANQIYNVAEEVNFSEKEWVETIQQYCQSNLPIKMIKNEALDFYPEQDLFMDSQKIRLELGYKEIVPFSQGMLRTIQWENENPPV; encoded by the coding sequence ATGAACATTTTGATTATTGGCGGTACCCGTTTTTTAGGTCCATATGTAATTAAGGAGCTTACGGAAGACGGACATAAGGTTACTATCTTTCACAGGGGTCAAACGAATATTGAGTTGCCTGATGGTGTAGGGGAAATTTTAGGGGACCGTAAACAGCTTTTCGATTATGCTAACAAGCTATGGGATACAAATCCAGATGTAATTATTGATATGTTCCCTTATTCAGAAAAAGATGCAGTGGATCTTTCAGCTGTATTTTGTTCTTCTACTGCACGTATGATTGCTCTAAGCAGTGCAGATGTCTATCAGGCATACGGACGCTTAATCGGACTTGAAAAAGGAAATTTTACCAAGGAGGTAATCAAGGAAGATTCGCCTCTTCGTTCAATTTTCTTTCCTTATCGAAGTACTGTGAAGGATGAACATGACTGGCGGTACCATTATGACAAAATTTTAATTGAAAATTATTATATGCAGCATTCTTCCTTGCCCGCTACAATTCTTCGACTTCCTATGATTTATGGCCCTCATGACCGCCAGCATCGATTATGGCCGTATTTGCAGTGCATTAATCAAGAGCAAGCTATTTCTCTTGATCCAAGAGAAGTAGACTGGAGGACATGCAGAGGATATGTGGAAAATGTAGCTCATGCTATTGCACTGGCTGCCGTTCATGAGAGGGCTGCTAATCAAATTTACAATGTTGCCGAAGAAGTCAATTTTTCAGAAAAAGAATGGGTAGAGACGATTCAACAATACTGTCAAAGTAATTTGCCCATCAAGATGATAAAAAATGAAGCACTGGACTTTTACCCTGAACAGGATTTATTTATGGATTCCCAAAAAATCAGGCTAGAGCTTGGTTATAAAGAAATAGTGCCATTTTCACAAGGAATGCTTAGAACCATTCAGTGGGAAAATGAAAACCCGCCTGTTTAA
- a CDS encoding DUF6262 family protein, producing MENKSINEHLKQVHQVRKAKTCKKVDEAIKILIKARKRINFNSVSNVSGVCKATLYNNVEIRERINALRTQQKTVPSLKEMKKEKEEKSRIAIITSLKRKIRYLEEENEQLKKQLNVYEKYKNVK from the coding sequence ATGGAAAATAAATCAATTAATGAACATCTAAAACAAGTGCATCAAGTTAGAAAAGCCAAAACATGCAAAAAAGTAGATGAAGCCATCAAGATCTTAATTAAGGCCAGAAAAAGAATCAATTTTAACAGTGTATCCAATGTATCTGGGGTTTGTAAAGCAACTCTTTATAATAACGTAGAGATAAGAGAAAGAATAAATGCATTAAGAACCCAGCAGAAAACGGTCCCTTCTTTAAAAGAAATGAAAAAAGAAAAAGAAGAAAAAAGTCGGATTGCTATTATCACCTCGCTTAAAAGGAAAATCAGATATTTGGAAGAGGAAAATGAACAGTTAAAAAAACAGTTAAATGTATATGAAAAGTACAAAAACGTTAAGTGA
- a CDS encoding metallophosphoesterase family protein: MKIIVMSDTHMPKRSKSLPSQLIQELMSADLAIHAGDWSVMEVYKEISQYVRVEGVVGNVDEKEIADLFPEKQILKLKNFSIGVVHGHGKGNTTERRALDAFANEKVDCIIYGHSHIPSHTYKNGILLFNPGSPTDKRRQPSYSFGILSLGSQLTAEHVYFE, from the coding sequence TTGAAAATTATTGTCATGTCAGATACGCATATGCCGAAACGGTCAAAAAGTCTTCCTTCCCAACTGATTCAAGAATTAATGTCAGCTGATTTAGCTATACATGCCGGGGACTGGTCTGTAATGGAGGTGTATAAGGAAATTTCCCAGTATGTGAGAGTAGAAGGTGTTGTAGGAAATGTTGATGAAAAAGAAATTGCAGATCTATTTCCTGAAAAACAAATTTTAAAGCTTAAAAATTTTTCCATTGGAGTTGTACATGGACATGGGAAAGGCAACACGACTGAAAGAAGAGCTTTGGACGCTTTTGCGAATGAAAAAGTGGATTGTATTATATACGGTCACTCCCATATTCCTTCCCATACTTATAAGAATGGAATACTGCTCTTTAATCCAGGCTCTCCTACAGACAAGCGTAGACAGCCTTCATATTCATTTGGGATATTAAGCCTAGGCAGCCAGCTCACGGCAGAGCATGTTTATTTTGAATAA
- a CDS encoding amidase family protein, which yields MVKEAADVLSDYGAEAVEFKVPELKNIIKDFYQIMSTDGGNGLKKTIGNQEQVFQIQNILRFQTMNKLQRFLFSCMLRLLSQKTVGEVIIPHAGRISDNQFKNLILKRAEVREAFLERLDKGQIDILICPPFICPALQHDLSVQLSYEGAYGAVFNYLNMPAGVVSLGSVKASDIKKRLESKNRVIQTLEKIEKGSIGLPIGVQVAGKLFCEDKVLAVMKVLEEQFKKLEDYPAGKLCK from the coding sequence ATGGTTAAAGAAGCCGCAGATGTTCTTTCTGATTATGGGGCAGAAGCAGTAGAATTTAAAGTTCCGGAATTAAAGAATATAATAAAAGATTTTTATCAGATTATGAGCACAGATGGAGGAAATGGATTAAAAAAGACAATAGGAAACCAGGAGCAGGTATTTCAAATTCAAAATATTCTGCGTTTTCAAACCATGAACAAGCTGCAAAGATTTTTATTTAGCTGCATGCTTCGCTTATTGTCTCAAAAAACGGTTGGTGAAGTGATTATTCCACATGCAGGGAGAATTTCCGATAATCAGTTTAAAAATCTCATTTTAAAACGTGCAGAAGTAAGAGAAGCCTTTCTGGAAAGATTGGATAAGGGGCAAATTGATATACTTATTTGCCCTCCATTTATTTGTCCCGCTCTCCAGCATGATCTGTCAGTACAGCTTTCGTATGAGGGAGCATATGGAGCCGTATTTAATTATCTAAACATGCCAGCCGGCGTTGTTTCTTTAGGCTCCGTGAAGGCAAGTGATATAAAAAAGCGGTTAGAAAGTAAAAATCGAGTCATACAGACACTGGAAAAAATAGAAAAGGGAAGTATTGGCTTGCCAATCGGTGTACAAGTCGCAGGCAAACTATTTTGTGAAGATAAAGTACTGGCTGTGATGAAGGTGCTGGAGGAACAATTTAAAAAACTTGAAGATTATCCTGCTGGAAAGCTGTGCAAGTAA
- a CDS encoding aminoglycoside phosphotransferase family protein codes for MQLSELNAYEYEKWKDNTVFWDQKVRQIKIKENILKGKIRKFSYGAAVVYSLNEEYVLKLYPAFFSDQFAREIETMENLPYDFVVQTPRIISKGNLEGWNYLIMTQLEGDLLIDIWNDISDEEKRLLSIDLGKTILAFHNLSFQNIHYIDIGWEAFIRKQLEQMVEYHQKAGLDEKLLMQLKEYVDSSIIQFNPKEVLLTGEYTPFNLFMNQVEGNWRLTGVIDFADCFLGDPHYDLLGPILFMFKGNKEWISHFLDAYGIKEGSRTAMFQKKLIVYTLLHRFSDLNAFMADIASSVEKQSLHRLAQTFFPF; via the coding sequence ATGCAGTTATCAGAATTAAATGCTTATGAATATGAAAAATGGAAGGATAATACTGTTTTTTGGGATCAAAAAGTAAGGCAAATCAAGATAAAAGAGAATATTCTAAAGGGGAAAATTCGGAAGTTTTCCTACGGAGCTGCTGTGGTTTATAGTTTAAATGAAGAATATGTCCTTAAGCTATACCCTGCATTTTTTTCAGATCAATTTGCAAGAGAGATAGAAACAATGGAAAATCTGCCTTACGACTTTGTTGTCCAGACACCGAGAATCATCTCAAAAGGAAATCTAGAAGGCTGGAACTATCTTATTATGACACAGCTGGAAGGGGATTTGCTTATTGATATTTGGAATGACATATCAGATGAGGAGAAAAGGCTGTTAAGCATTGATTTAGGGAAAACAATTCTAGCATTTCACAATTTATCCTTTCAAAATATTCATTACATTGACATTGGATGGGAAGCTTTTATCAGAAAGCAGCTTGAACAAATGGTAGAATACCATCAAAAAGCAGGTTTAGATGAAAAACTGCTAATGCAATTAAAAGAATATGTGGACTCTTCAATCATTCAGTTTAATCCTAAAGAAGTTCTGTTAACCGGTGAGTATACACCCTTCAATTTATTTATGAATCAAGTGGAAGGCAATTGGAGGCTGACAGGAGTAATAGATTTTGCAGATTGCTTTTTAGGTGATCCCCACTATGATTTATTAGGGCCCATTTTGTTTATGTTTAAAGGAAATAAAGAATGGATTAGCCATTTCCTAGATGCCTATGGAATAAAAGAAGGCAGCAGGACAGCAATGTTTCAAAAGAAGCTTATAGTTTATACGCTTCTTCACCGATTTAGTGATTTAAATGCTTTCATGGCTGATATAGCATCATCAGTAGAAAAACAATCACTTCATAGGCTCGCTCAAACGTTTTTTCCATTTTAA
- a CDS encoding putative holin-like toxin, translating to MTAYEALSLMITFGSLIVGVFTVVISLVKKK from the coding sequence ATGACGGCATACGAAGCATTATCGTTGATGATAACGTTTGGATCATTAATCGTGGGAGTATTCACAGTCGTTATTTCTCTTGTGAAAAAAAAGTAA
- a CDS encoding putative holin-like toxin — MLTTYQAISLMIMFSSLIIGVITVVISITKRK; from the coding sequence GTGCTCACGACGTATCAGGCAATATCGCTTATGATTATGTTCAGTTCCTTAATCATAGGTGTTATTACAGTCGTCATTTCAATAACGAAAAGAAAATAA
- a CDS encoding IS256 family transposase codes for MTQINFTLDFDKLKEEIGKSDLNDIVKSSIVLVLNQYMEMERDRYIQANSHERSSERTDYRNGYYEREMIVNVGKIRLKVPRTRNGEFATDVFEKYARCDKALLLSMLEMVVNGVSTRKVTKIMEELCGESISKSMVSNLTKKLDPLVNDWANRPLNVMYFPYLFVDAMYIKVREHNKVVSKAVYIAMGVNEQNKREIIGLKVDHSESETNWREFFESLKSRGLQSPKLIISDAHQGLKAAITKAFIGTSWQRCTVHMLRNMIQTMPRKDSKEARSQLKAIFKSSNLEEAKKLKDEFMATYEEQKGYQKAILILDEGFDDATQFYTESEDFHIHLRTTNVLERLNSEIRRREQVIRVFPNHQSAFRLIGAVLMDYADTLDLGNRKFLHPQ; via the coding sequence ATGACCCAAATTAATTTTACACTAGACTTCGATAAACTTAAAGAGGAGATCGGAAAATCAGATCTAAACGATATTGTGAAATCCTCTATTGTCCTTGTATTGAATCAATATATGGAAATGGAAAGAGATCGCTATATACAGGCAAATTCCCATGAGCGTTCATCAGAACGGACCGATTATCGAAATGGATACTATGAGAGAGAAATGATTGTGAACGTTGGAAAAATCCGTCTTAAAGTGCCTCGGACAAGAAATGGCGAATTCGCTACGGACGTCTTTGAGAAGTATGCAAGATGTGATAAGGCTTTGCTTTTGTCTATGCTGGAGATGGTCGTAAACGGGGTGTCCACTCGTAAAGTCACGAAGATTATGGAAGAGCTTTGCGGAGAATCTATCTCAAAGTCCATGGTCTCTAATCTAACCAAAAAGCTGGATCCATTGGTGAATGACTGGGCAAACAGGCCTTTAAATGTCATGTACTTCCCCTATCTTTTCGTGGATGCCATGTATATTAAAGTTAGGGAGCACAATAAGGTTGTCTCTAAGGCGGTCTACATCGCGATGGGTGTCAACGAACAAAACAAACGTGAAATCATTGGGTTAAAGGTGGATCATTCCGAAAGTGAAACAAACTGGAGAGAATTCTTTGAATCCCTTAAATCCAGAGGTCTTCAGTCACCAAAGTTAATTATTTCAGATGCTCATCAGGGGTTGAAAGCTGCCATTACCAAAGCCTTCATTGGCACCAGTTGGCAACGTTGTACCGTACACATGTTGAGAAACATGATTCAAACCATGCCCCGTAAGGACTCGAAAGAGGCACGCTCTCAATTAAAGGCGATCTTTAAGTCCTCTAATTTGGAAGAGGCTAAAAAGCTTAAAGACGAATTTATGGCCACATATGAAGAACAAAAGGGATACCAAAAAGCCATTCTTATTTTAGACGAGGGCTTTGATGATGCCACACAATTTTATACAGAATCAGAGGACTTCCACATCCATCTCCGTACGACAAACGTGCTGGAGAGATTAAATTCAGAGATTCGACGGCGTGAACAAGTGATTCGGGTTTTCCCCAATCACCAGTCTGCCTTCCGCTTAATTGGAGCTGTACTGATGGACTATGCCGATACTTTAGATCTAGGTAACCGAAAATTCCTGCATCCTCAATAA
- a CDS encoding ABC1 kinase family protein, whose translation MGINKWKQNKWYRITSVVGMTLGFFLKIYWFQLRKKSEGEWKDLWRKFAITFKKKAYSLEGLLIKVGQLLSVREDLLPDVFIEEMKELVDQVPPSSWQDISNVLEAEWGVPIQEKLSFIDKEPVASASIGQVFKGELMDGTIAAIKVQRPEISSIMKADFQALAIIMWCANRFSSYARKMVDFPLLYKELRHVIERELDFLEEMNTAVYFRKRYKQNPDIYIPKMYSEHCTKRILVMEWIDAERVTDPPVQLKRKDVAKSLLSIFMPQWLEGGKFHADPHEGNVLINQKGQIVLLDFGMVGEISNRDSEIFRKLIEGAVFKDYKKMVKNLSRLGFLLSSADSDEMERTLEELLEVGWTSGAKSDILSFQKEINELVRSLPIQVPIRFVFFGRSAAIIEGLLQTLCPNIDLMEMAKPVFFDWMKNTGQARWRFIAEWLFSASIFQAVKNLPDLLEEPKRKREWEEEKQKNEFILHQKKTNKQFAFLFTVLNIITTYAAAFLQKYWMIEFTLPLAGAGFIWFFTALLLERKWMEETFKSK comes from the coding sequence ATGGGGATAAATAAATGGAAGCAGAACAAATGGTATCGCATTACAAGTGTTGTAGGAATGACGCTTGGATTTTTTTTGAAAATATATTGGTTTCAGCTGAGGAAGAAATCGGAAGGAGAGTGGAAAGACTTATGGAGGAAGTTTGCCATTACTTTTAAAAAGAAAGCTTATTCGCTTGAAGGGCTTCTTATTAAAGTCGGCCAGCTCCTCAGTGTTCGAGAAGATTTACTTCCGGATGTTTTCATAGAAGAAATGAAAGAACTTGTGGATCAGGTACCCCCATCTTCTTGGCAAGACATATCAAACGTATTGGAGGCGGAATGGGGCGTACCTATACAGGAAAAACTGAGTTTTATAGATAAAGAGCCCGTTGCATCTGCTTCTATTGGTCAGGTATTTAAAGGTGAATTAATGGATGGAACAATAGCAGCCATTAAAGTACAACGCCCGGAAATTTCCTCTATCATGAAAGCAGACTTTCAAGCATTGGCAATTATTATGTGGTGCGCGAACCGATTTTCATCTTATGCTAGGAAAATGGTAGACTTTCCACTCTTATATAAAGAATTACGCCATGTCATTGAACGAGAGCTGGACTTCTTGGAAGAAATGAATACAGCTGTCTATTTTAGGAAGCGATATAAGCAAAATCCCGATATTTATATTCCAAAAATGTACTCTGAGCATTGCACAAAACGAATTCTTGTTATGGAATGGATTGATGCCGAAAGAGTTACCGATCCGCCTGTTCAACTTAAACGAAAGGATGTAGCCAAGTCCTTGTTGAGTATATTTATGCCACAATGGCTTGAGGGTGGGAAATTCCATGCAGATCCGCATGAAGGAAATGTATTGATCAACCAAAAAGGACAAATAGTCCTTTTGGATTTTGGCATGGTAGGAGAAATATCGAATAGAGATTCTGAGATTTTTAGAAAGTTAATTGAAGGAGCTGTTTTTAAGGATTATAAAAAAATGGTTAAAAACCTATCAAGATTGGGTTTTCTTCTTTCGTCTGCGGATTCTGATGAAATGGAAAGAACATTAGAGGAGCTTTTGGAAGTGGGATGGACATCAGGAGCAAAATCTGACATATTATCTTTTCAAAAAGAAATAAATGAGCTGGTGCGGTCTTTACCCATTCAAGTGCCTATCCGTTTTGTCTTTTTCGGCAGATCCGCAGCAATAATTGAGGGCCTGCTCCAAACTCTTTGCCCTAATATTGACTTAATGGAAATGGCAAAACCAGTATTTTTTGACTGGATGAAAAATACTGGACAGGCAAGATGGAGATTTATTGCGGAATGGCTGTTTTCAGCTTCAATCTTCCAGGCAGTTAAAAATTTGCCGGACCTTTTGGAAGAACCAAAAAGAAAGCGTGAATGGGAGGAGGAAAAGCAAAAGAATGAATTTATTCTGCATCAAAAGAAGACAAACAAACAATTTGCCTTTTTATTCACTGTACTCAACATCATTACTACTTATGCAGCTGCCTTCCTTCAGAAATACTGGATGATTGAATTTACACTGCCTTTGGCGGGTGCTGGATTTATATGGTTTTTCACAGCTTTATTATTGGAAAGAAAATGGATGGAAGAAACGTTTAAATCTAAATAG
- a CDS encoding TetR/AcrR family transcriptional regulator: protein MAPIVTEEHKENRRKKILESALVCFSEKGFEAATIDDIVALSGISKGSIYNYFKTKDDIYVQLMNEYTHLNFEHFKKSFRDLASVKEKIHYLFDLYKNAGGKEKAKHLLLVHGEFFLSSSRKEENHTLVLERYRNVYKRFLIDLLESGKNTGEISNTVNSDIAASFFWTMIDGICLDHAVLGANYPFSGVFEKAEEVFFQMIQ, encoded by the coding sequence ATGGCACCGATTGTAACTGAGGAGCATAAAGAAAACCGCAGAAAAAAGATTCTGGAAAGCGCACTTGTTTGTTTTTCAGAGAAAGGCTTTGAAGCAGCTACTATTGATGATATTGTGGCACTCTCAGGAATCAGTAAAGGATCAATTTACAATTATTTTAAAACAAAAGACGACATCTATGTTCAATTGATGAATGAATATACTCATTTGAATTTTGAACACTTTAAAAAATCCTTTAGAGATCTTGCCAGTGTGAAAGAAAAAATTCACTATTTATTTGATTTATACAAAAACGCAGGAGGAAAAGAAAAAGCCAAACATTTACTCCTCGTACATGGTGAATTTTTCTTATCTTCTTCTCGAAAAGAAGAGAATCATACACTAGTTTTAGAGAGGTATCGAAATGTTTACAAACGTTTTCTAATTGATTTACTCGAAAGCGGTAAAAATACGGGGGAAATAAGCAATACGGTAAACTCTGATATTGCTGCTTCTTTTTTCTGGACGATGATTGATGGCATATGCCTGGATCATGCTGTTTTAGGAGCGAATTATCCTTTTAGTGGAGTTTTTGAAAAGGCCGAGGAAGTTTTTTTTCAAATGATACAGTAG
- a CDS encoding amino acid ABC transporter permease produces the protein MFSDERTHRIIGILSDSFFPILKAGLEFTIPLTLITFVLGLIVAFLTAIARISNIKPLQAIARFYVWIFRGTPLLVQLFILFYGLPSAGITLSPFPAAVIGFTLNVGAYASEIIRAAILSTPKGQWEAAYSIGMTRAQAMKRIILPQALRVSIPPLGNSFISLVKDTSLAATITVTEMFQKSQEIASTTYEPLWLYIEVAFLYLLFSTVLSALQSYLEKRFDRSVAK, from the coding sequence ATGTTTTCAGATGAACGAACACACCGCATAATAGGAATCCTTAGCGATTCCTTTTTTCCTATTTTAAAAGCAGGGTTAGAGTTTACAATACCTTTAACTCTTATTACTTTTGTATTGGGACTTATTGTTGCCTTTTTAACTGCAATTGCAAGGATCTCGAATATTAAACCATTACAAGCCATTGCCCGATTTTATGTATGGATTTTTCGAGGAACTCCATTATTAGTTCAATTATTTATCTTATTTTATGGTTTGCCGAGTGCAGGCATAACATTGAGCCCTTTTCCGGCTGCTGTTATCGGCTTTACTTTAAACGTGGGAGCATATGCCTCTGAAATAATAAGAGCAGCGATACTTTCTACACCAAAAGGCCAATGGGAAGCAGCTTATTCCATAGGGATGACAAGAGCGCAGGCCATGAAAAGAATCATCCTGCCACAGGCTCTAAGGGTCTCTATCCCGCCTTTAGGAAATTCATTTATTAGCCTAGTGAAAGATACATCATTGGCAGCAACGATTACCGTTACTGAAATGTTCCAAAAAAGCCAGGAGATTGCCTCAACAACGTATGAACCCTTGTGGCTTTATATTGAAGTTGCATTTCTTTATTTGTTATTCAGTACAGTACTCTCCGCATTACAATCCTACCTCGAAAAGCGGTTTGACCGCAGCGTAGCGAAATAA
- the cysK gene encoding cysteine synthase A — protein sequence MIFDNILDLIGDTPIVKLNRIPNELGADVFMKLESFNPGGSVKDRAAENMIRIAEEEGKITLRKSVIIEPTSGNTGIGLAMVCAAKGYRCIITMPDNATKERISLLKAYGAEVHLTPASRRMKGAIDRAIELSKEIEDSFIPMQFENPANADAHRKTTALEIMDAFNGQLDALVLTAGTGGTVTGVGEELKKKIPNLKIYVVEPAGSPVLSGGKPGPHNIPGTGPGFIPELVNRDIFDKILLIEDEDAANMARLLGRKEGILVGASAAAAAYFAVKIASDLPKNGRVLCIAPDTGERYLSSDLFAE from the coding sequence ATGATCTTTGACAATATTTTAGATCTTATTGGAGATACACCAATAGTGAAATTAAATCGAATACCAAATGAATTGGGTGCAGATGTTTTTATGAAGCTTGAATCCTTTAATCCTGGAGGAAGCGTTAAAGACCGCGCAGCAGAAAATATGATTCGAATTGCCGAAGAAGAAGGGAAAATCACGCTCAGGAAAAGCGTCATTATTGAACCGACTTCCGGAAATACAGGGATAGGACTCGCAATGGTCTGTGCCGCAAAAGGATACCGCTGCATTATTACAATGCCGGATAACGCAACAAAGGAACGTATCAGCCTTTTAAAGGCATATGGAGCAGAAGTCCATTTAACGCCGGCTTCCCGAAGGATGAAAGGTGCGATTGACAGAGCGATTGAGCTATCAAAAGAAATCGAAGACAGCTTCATTCCCATGCAATTTGAAAACCCGGCAAATGCAGACGCACATCGAAAAACGACTGCCCTTGAAATTATGGATGCATTTAACGGACAGCTGGATGCACTTGTATTAACTGCCGGAACAGGCGGAACCGTTACGGGTGTGGGTGAAGAGTTAAAGAAGAAGATTCCAAATTTAAAAATTTACGTGGTAGAACCGGCAGGATCTCCAGTATTGTCGGGCGGAAAGCCGGGACCGCACAATATTCCTGGAACAGGACCGGGTTTTATACCGGAATTAGTCAATCGTGATATCTTTGATAAAATTCTTCTTATAGAAGATGAGGATGCGGCGAATATGGCACGCCTTCTTGGAAGGAAGGAAGGCATTCTAGTAGGTGCATCTGCAGCAGCAGCAGCTTATTTTGCTGTGAAAATTGCATCCGACTTACCCAAAAATGGCCGTGTTCTTTGCATAGCTCCAGACACTGGGGAACGCTATTTATCATCTGATTTATTTGCTGAATAA
- a CDS encoding GNAT family N-acetyltransferase, with protein sequence MITIRPLNNCRLDQILKAWNKGFEGYFVPINMTLDSFLSRMVHEGISSELSIVAFDKEEPVGIILNGFRDIKGTKHSWNGGTGVAPAYRRKGVGRKLMDETLRIYEAQDVSVATLEAIAENHKAISLYESCGYQVTGKVAHYSLTGPLQLTDEALNDTFTVTNARIGDVSALEIFNPSTTWQTQIQSIYNGEAHVLYGHNGNPSGYSLFKRIINDSGNETHIVLYQLEIASHVSDKQKAAAQLLKSLFGQSNAAKTIVNYPLSSNEIVELFERLGFEKKVEQVVMAKEL encoded by the coding sequence ATGATTACGATTAGGCCATTGAATAATTGTCGGTTGGATCAAATATTAAAGGCATGGAATAAAGGGTTTGAGGGTTATTTTGTTCCCATTAACATGACGTTGGACAGTTTTTTATCAAGAATGGTTCATGAAGGCATATCATCCGAGTTATCTATTGTTGCCTTTGATAAAGAAGAACCTGTAGGGATTATTCTGAATGGCTTTCGAGATATCAAAGGAACTAAACATTCATGGAATGGCGGTACAGGAGTGGCTCCTGCCTATAGGAGGAAAGGGGTAGGCAGAAAGCTGATGGACGAAACGCTTCGTATTTATGAAGCTCAAGATGTATCTGTTGCAACCCTTGAGGCAATAGCCGAAAATCATAAGGCGATTTCTTTATATGAAAGCTGTGGATATCAAGTAACAGGAAAAGTGGCACATTATAGCCTGACAGGTCCATTGCAGTTAACAGATGAGGCTTTAAATGACACATTTACTGTAACAAATGCAAGGATTGGGGATGTGTCAGCACTTGAAATTTTTAATCCATCCACAACCTGGCAGACACAAATTCAGAGCATTTATAATGGGGAGGCCCATGTTCTATATGGTCATAATGGCAATCCTAGTGGATATTCACTTTTTAAGAGAATAATAAATGATTCAGGAAATGAGACTCATATTGTTCTGTATCAATTGGAAATCGCATCTCATGTAAGCGATAAGCAAAAGGCAGCTGCACAGCTTCTAAAAAGCCTCTTTGGTCAGTCCAATGCTGCTAAAACGATTGTGAATTACCCTTTGTCATCAAATGAAATTGTTGAACTTTTTGAAAGATTAGGTTTTGAAAAAAAGGTGGAGCAGGTAGTGATGGCGAAAGAATTATAA
- a CDS encoding amino acid ABC transporter substrate-binding protein, whose translation MKKIVSIMLGLVLIAALSACSSNSNKKSADNSLYNQVKKSGVITIGTEGTYAPFTFHDKSGKLTGFDIDIANEVFKRLNIKPKYVETSWDGMIAGLDAKRYDMVANEVSVTPDRLQKYDFSAPYIVSKGVLIVRNDNKDIHSYNDLKGKKVGQSLDSNFRAIAVQHGANVTPVSGFNQAIDLLTSNRIDATINDNLSYLDLKKQRPDLPIKTVYTEKSASPNAFLFRKGNNDLIQAVNKEIAAMKADGTYLKISKKWFGTDVSK comes from the coding sequence ATGAAAAAAATAGTTTCTATAATGTTAGGACTTGTACTGATAGCTGCTCTTTCAGCATGCAGCTCAAATTCAAATAAAAAGTCCGCAGACAACAGTCTCTATAATCAAGTTAAAAAGTCAGGCGTCATTACAATCGGAACAGAAGGTACATACGCTCCATTTACTTTCCACGATAAGTCTGGCAAATTAACTGGTTTTGACATTGATATTGCAAATGAAGTATTTAAGCGTCTAAATATCAAGCCAAAGTATGTCGAAACAAGCTGGGATGGTATGATTGCAGGGCTGGACGCGAAGCGTTATGACATGGTAGCGAATGAAGTATCCGTTACACCTGACCGCCTTCAAAAATATGATTTTTCTGCTCCGTACATTGTATCTAAAGGGGTACTTATTGTCCGTAATGATAATAAGGACATCCATTCATACAATGACCTTAAAGGGAAAAAAGTTGGACAATCCCTGGATAGTAACTTCCGTGCGATAGCTGTACAGCATGGGGCTAACGTTACTCCTGTAAGCGGGTTTAACCAAGCAATCGATTTACTTACTTCAAATAGAATTGATGCTACAATCAATGATAACCTATCTTATTTAGATCTTAAAAAACAAAGACCTGATCTGCCGATTAAAACCGTATATACAGAAAAATCTGCGAGCCCTAATGCTTTCCTTTTCAGAAAAGGAAATAATGATCTAATACAAGCTGTTAACAAAGAAATTGCAGCTATGAAAGCTGATGGCACATACTTAAAGATCTCTAAAAAATGGTTCGGTACAGATGTTTCTAAGTAA